A DNA window from Gorilla gorilla gorilla isolate KB3781 chromosome 6, NHGRI_mGorGor1-v2.1_pri, whole genome shotgun sequence contains the following coding sequences:
- the UPK3BL1 gene encoding uroplakin-3b-like protein 1 isoform X2, with protein sequence MDNSWRLGPAIGLSAGQSQLLVSLLLLLTCVQPGTDVAAPEHISYVPQLSNDTLAGRLTLSTFTLEQPLGQFSSHNISDLDTIWLVVALSNATHSFTAPRTNQDIPAPANFSQRGYYLTLRANRVLYQARGQLHVLRVGNDTHCQPTKIGCNHPLPGPGPYRVKFLVMNDEGPVAETKWSSDTRLQQAQALRAVPGPQSPGTVVIIVILSVLLAVLLTVLLAVLIYTCFNSCRSTSLSGPEEAGSVRRYTTHLAFSTPAEGLPEGFQRGPRVPPPPPWPRLQSLGWDTP encoded by the exons ATGGACAACAGCTGGAGGCTTGGCCCGGCCATAGGGCTCTCTGCGGGACAGTCCCAGCTGCTAGTGTCACTGTTGCTGCTACTGACCTGTGTCCAGCCTGGGACAGATGTGG CTGCCCCAGAGCACATCAGCTATGTGCCCCAGCTCTCAAACGACACCCTGGCGGGGaggctcaccctgtccaccttcACGCTGGAGCAGCCTCTAGGCCAGTTCAGCAGCCACAACATCTCTGACTTGGATACCATCTGGCTGGTGGTGGCCCTCAGCAACG CCACCCACAGCTTCACAGCCCCACGGACAAACCAGGACATCCCTGCTCCTGCCAACTTCTCCCAGAGGGGCTACTATCTCACACTGAGGGCCAACCGGGTGCTGTACCAGGCCAGAGGCCAGCTCCATGTCCTCCGCGTCGGCAATGATACCCACTGCCAACCAACAAAAATTGGCTGCAACCATCCCCTACCAGGACCCGGCCCCTACAG GGTGAAGTTCCTGGTGATGAATGACGAAGGACCTGTGGCTGAAACAAAGTGGTCCAGCGACACTCGCCTGCAGCAAG CCCAGGCACTTCGGGCTGTCCCCGGCCCCCAGAGCCCAGGCACCGTGGTCATCATCGTCATCCTGTCTGTCCTCCTGGCCGTCCTCCTCACAGTCCTCCTGGCTGTGCTCATATACACCTG CTTCAACAGCTGCAGGAGCACTTCCCTATCAGGCCCAGAGGAGGCAGGGAGTGTGAGAAGATACACCACGCACCTCGCGTTCAGCACTCCCGCCGAGGGGCTTCCTGAGGGGTTCCAGAGGGGCCCACGtgtccctccacctcctccctggcccaggctgcagagccTGGGCTGGGACACGCCCTGA
- the UPK3BL1 gene encoding uroplakin-3b-like protein 1 isoform X1 produces the protein MKEEERAGPLDKEPSTDYRRGSLWGCKHCRRTDRQMDNSWRLGPAIGLSAGQSQLLVSLLLLLTCVQPGTDVAAPEHISYVPQLSNDTLAGRLTLSTFTLEQPLGQFSSHNISDLDTIWLVVALSNATHSFTAPRTNQDIPAPANFSQRGYYLTLRANRVLYQARGQLHVLRVGNDTHCQPTKIGCNHPLPGPGPYRVKFLVMNDEGPVAETKWSSDTRLQQAQALRAVPGPQSPGTVVIIVILSVLLAVLLTVLLAVLIYTCFNSCRSTSLSGPEEAGSVRRYTTHLAFSTPAEGLPEGFQRGPRVPPPPPWPRLQSLGWDTP, from the exons atgaaggaggaagagagagctggTCCCCTGGATAAAGAG CCCAGCACAGACTACAGACGGGGGAGCCTCTGGGGCTGCAAACACTGCAGACGGACGGACAGACAGATGGACAACAGCTGGAGGCTTGGCCCGGCCATAGGGCTCTCTGCGGGACAGTCCCAGCTGCTAGTGTCACTGTTGCTGCTACTGACCTGTGTCCAGCCTGGGACAGATGTGG CTGCCCCAGAGCACATCAGCTATGTGCCCCAGCTCTCAAACGACACCCTGGCGGGGaggctcaccctgtccaccttcACGCTGGAGCAGCCTCTAGGCCAGTTCAGCAGCCACAACATCTCTGACTTGGATACCATCTGGCTGGTGGTGGCCCTCAGCAACG CCACCCACAGCTTCACAGCCCCACGGACAAACCAGGACATCCCTGCTCCTGCCAACTTCTCCCAGAGGGGCTACTATCTCACACTGAGGGCCAACCGGGTGCTGTACCAGGCCAGAGGCCAGCTCCATGTCCTCCGCGTCGGCAATGATACCCACTGCCAACCAACAAAAATTGGCTGCAACCATCCCCTACCAGGACCCGGCCCCTACAG GGTGAAGTTCCTGGTGATGAATGACGAAGGACCTGTGGCTGAAACAAAGTGGTCCAGCGACACTCGCCTGCAGCAAG CCCAGGCACTTCGGGCTGTCCCCGGCCCCCAGAGCCCAGGCACCGTGGTCATCATCGTCATCCTGTCTGTCCTCCTGGCCGTCCTCCTCACAGTCCTCCTGGCTGTGCTCATATACACCTG CTTCAACAGCTGCAGGAGCACTTCCCTATCAGGCCCAGAGGAGGCAGGGAGTGTGAGAAGATACACCACGCACCTCGCGTTCAGCACTCCCGCCGAGGGGCTTCCTGAGGGGTTCCAGAGGGGCCCACGtgtccctccacctcctccctggcccaggctgcagagccTGGGCTGGGACACGCCCTGA
- the LOC101146750 gene encoding speedy protein E5, with translation MDRTETRFHKRGQITGKITTSRQLHPQNEQSPQRSTSGYPLQEVVDDEVLGPSAPGVDPSPPCRSLGWKRKRERSDESEEPEKELAPEPEETWVVEMLCGLKMKLKQQRVSPILPEHHKDFNSQLAPGVDPSPLHRSFCWKRKMEWWDESEESLEEEPRKVLAPEPEEIWVAEMLSGLKMKLKRRRVSLVLPEHHEAFNRLLEDPVIKRFLAWDKDLRVSDKYLLAMVIAYFSRAGFPSWLYQRIHFFLALYLANDMEEDDEDSKQNIFHFLYGKNRSRIPLLRKHWFQLGRSMNPRARKNHSRIPLLRKCRFQLGRSMNPRARKNRSRIPLVRKRRFQLGRCMNPRARKNRSQIVLFQKRRFHFFCSMSGRAWVSPEELEEIQAYDPEHWVWARDRARLS, from the exons ATGGACAGAACGGAGACTAGGTTCCATAAGAGGGGACAGATTACAGGAAAGATCACGACCAGCCGTCAACTGCACCCCCAGAATGAGCAGAGTCCCCAGCGGAGCACCTCGGGCTACCCCCTCCAGGAGGTGGTGGATGATGAAGTGTTGGGACCATCAG CCCCTGGGGTAGATCCCAGCCCCCCATGTAGGTCCCTTGGCTGGAAAAGGAAGAGGGAGCGGTCAGATGAATCTGAGGAGCCGGAGAAGGAGCTCGCCCCTGAGCCTGAGGAGACCTGGGTAGTGGAGATGCTGTGTGGGCTCAAGATGAAGCTGAAGCAACAGCGAGTGTCACCCATCCTCCCTGAGCACCACAAGGACTTCAACAGTCAGCTTG CCCCTGGGGTAGATCCCAGCCCCCTGCATAGGTCCTTTTGCTGGAAAAGGAAGATGGAGTGGTGGGACGAATCTGAGGAGTCGTTGGAGGAGGAGCCACGGAAGGTGCTCGCCCCTGAGCCTGAGGAGATCTGGGTGGCGGAGATGCTGTCTGGCCTCAAGATGAAGCTGAAGCGACGGCGAGTGTCGCTCGTGCTCCCTGAGCACCACGAGGCCTTCAACAGGCTGCTTG AGGATCCTGTCATTAAAAGATTCCTGGCCTGGGACAAAGATCTGAGGGTGTCGGACAAG TATCTCCTGGCTATGGTCATAGCGTATTTCAGCCGGGCCGGCTTCCCCTCCTGGCTATACCAACGCATTCatttcttcctggctct CTACCTGGCCAATGACATGGAGGAGGACGACGAGGACTCCAAACAAAACATCTTCCACTTCCTGTATGGGAAGAACCGCTCTCGCATACCCTTGCTCCGTAAGCATTGGTTCCAGTTAGGCCGTTCCATGAACCCGAGGGCCAGGAAGAACCACTCTCGCATACCCTTGCTCCGTAAGTGTCGGTTCCAGTTAGGCCGTTCCATGAACCCGAGGGCCAGGAAGAACCGCTCTCGCATACCCTTGGTCCGTAAGCGTCGGTTCCAGTTAGGCCGTTGCATGAACCCGAGGGCCAGGAAGAACCGCTCTCAGATAGTCCTGTTCCAGAAACGTCGGTTCCACTTCTTCTGTTCCATGAGCGGCAGGGCTTGGGTTTCCCCGGAGGAGTTGGAGGAG ATCCAGGCTTATGACCCAGAGCACTGGGTGTGGGCACGAGATCGCGCTCGCCTTTCCTAG